The Magnetospirillum sp. 15-1 DNA window AGGCCCGGCTGGCCGAGGCCGCCAGGAGTGCTCCCATGGTCTACGCCCCCAATTTCAGCGTCGGCGTCAATCTGCTGATGGCGCTGACAGAGCGCACCGCCGCCATTCTGGACCAGGATTACGATATCGAAATCGTCGAGATGCACCACCACCACAAGGTGGACGCCCCCAGCGGCACGGCGCTGGGCCTGGGCCGCGCCGCGGCCAGGGGCCGGCAGGTGGCGCTGGACAGCGTATGGTGCAAGAGTCGCGACGGCCATACCGGGGCACGCCCCAAGGGCGAAATCGGCTTTGCCACCCTGCGCGGCGGCGACGTGGTGGGCGACCACACGGTGATGTTCGCCGCCGATGGCGAGCGGGTGGAGCTGACCCATAAGGCGTCGTCGCGGGCCGTGTTCGCCAAGGGCGCCGTACGGGCGGCGCGCTGGGCCGCCGGCCGGCCGGCCGGTCTTTATTCCATGCGCGACGTGTTGGGGCTTTAGGGGATGAGCGAGGAGCAGACCCCCCCGGAGACCCCTTCCCTGCAGGAACCGCAGGTCAAGCGCCGCTACAAGGAGTGGGAGCACAGCTCGCCCGAGGAGGTGGCATTCTCCCGCAGGATCTTCTACGGCATGATGACCGCCCTGGCCCTGCTGCTGGGGGCGCTGACCTACGGCGCGCTGCGGTAATCGGGAAAAACAAATCCCCCGGCCAGGGCCGGGGGATTTTTCATGGGGCCGGTCAGACCGACGTATCCACGTTGTTGCCGCCGCCCTTGGGGCCGCCCTTGGCCACCCCCACCAGGGCGGGGCGCAGCAGACGGTCGTGCAGGGTGTAGCCGGCCTGCATCACCAGCACCACGGTGCCCTCGATCTGGCTGGGGTCCTCCATCTCCATCATGGCCTGATGCAGATTGGGATCGAAACGTTCGCCCTGGGCCGAAACCGGCTTGATGCCGTAGCGCTCGAAGGTGGCGAGCAGCTCGCGTTCGGTCATCTCGACGCCGGTGGTCAGCGCGGTGAGCGATTCGTTGCCCTCGCGCGCCGTGGCCGGCACCGAATCCAGGGCGCGGCGCAGGTTGTCGGCCACCGACAGCACATCCTTGGCGATGTTGGAGATGGCGTACTTGCCGCGATCCTCGGCCTGCTGCTCCAGGCGGCGCCGGGTATTCTCGGTCTCGGCCTTGGCATAGAGCACGTCGTTCTTCAAGCGGGCGATCTCGGCCTCAAGCTCGGCGATGTGATCGGACTCGGCGGCCGGCGGAACAGCGGATTCGGCGGCCGGTTCGGCGCTCTCGGCGGCGGGCGTCTGCTCAGCAGTCTGATCCTGGGTCATAATCAAGCTCTCTCGATATCTTGGGGTTAATGGTCAGGTGGGTTGCCCGATCAGACGGCCGATCACCTTGGCGGTGTAATCGACCATGGGAATGATGCGGGCGTAATTGATGCGCTGCGGGCCGATCACCCCGATGGCGCCCACGATGCGCTCGCGGGCGTCGCGATAGGGCGCCACCACCATGGAACAGCCGGTGACGCCGAACAGATCGCTTTCGGCGCCGATGAAGATCTGCACCCCGTCGGCGACCCGGGTCAGGTCCACCAGGCGCAGGAA harbors:
- the dapB gene encoding 4-hydroxy-tetrahydrodipicolinate reductase produces the protein MRIGIVGCNGRMGRMLMEAVLSAEGCRLSGGTERAGSDVIGRDLGLLLGRDPVGAVVSADAEALFAASDAVIDFTAPAATLAHAAMAAKLGKVLVVGTTGLAKEDEARLAEAARSAPMVYAPNFSVGVNLLMALTERTAAILDQDYDIEIVEMHHHHKVDAPSGTALGLGRAAARGRQVALDSVWCKSRDGHTGARPKGEIGFATLRGGDVVGDHTVMFAADGERVELTHKASSRAVFAKGAVRAARWAAGRPAGLYSMRDVLGL
- the grpE gene encoding nucleotide exchange factor GrpE, coding for MTQDQTAEQTPAAESAEPAAESAVPPAAESDHIAELEAEIARLKNDVLYAKAETENTRRRLEQQAEDRGKYAISNIAKDVLSVADNLRRALDSVPATAREGNESLTALTTGVEMTERELLATFERYGIKPVSAQGERFDPNLHQAMMEMEDPSQIEGTVVLVMQAGYTLHDRLLRPALVGVAKGGPKGGGNNVDTSV